The nucleotide window CCGCCGCCCGCGCCTGCCAGCAATTCTGCCGCTCCGAACTCGACGTCTTCCAGCGCGTGCTGGGCCCCGGCTGCGCCGTCGAGCGCACCGAGCACCAGCTGTCCGGCGCCCGGCGCTGCGCCTACCGCATCGTTCCCGTGGCGTGAGGCGCTGCTCAGCCCGGTAGCACCCAAAACCGGGGACAGGCTCCGATTATTATCGAAACCGGGTACAGGCTACGGTTACATTCGAAAGCTGTAAACGAAACCGGTGACAGGCTCCGATTCTTTTCGAAACCTGGAAGGCTCTGGAAATAAGCAAGAACTCCCTCCGGTATTGTCGAAAACCTGCGGCAGGCTTCGGAAGCGGCCCATTCGAAGGTCAAGAATAATCGGAGCCTGTCACCGGTTTCGCCGCCGGTTTTCGGTTCAGGCGCCGGGTTTCGCGGCCGTCGTGTAAAGTGGTAAAAACACAACGGAGGATCACCATGCCACTGGAAGAAGAGGAACGCCGCAAGTTCGTGGCGGAAGTCTGGAAACGCTACGAGGAAGTGCAGAACTGGGCGATCGCCAACTGGCCCGATGCCGAGCACCGGCTGTCGACCAGCGATTTCGTCGAAGGCCGCAAGGAGATCCTGGGCCTGGGCTTGCCGCCCGATCAAAAGCTCAAGCAGGAACCGCAGGCGGCCCCGGAGCCCGAGCAGGGCGGCCCGCAGTACCTGGATGTGACGCCCGCGCCCTGGCCTTGAACGTCACCCGCGCCGTGCGGGGATCCAGCACAGCAGGCTCACCACTAAACAGCCCCGCACTTCTCCCTCGTTCCGCCCGCGGGGCGCTGGGCCCGATCAGCCGCGCCGTGCGGGGATCCAGCACAGCAGGCTCACCACTAAACAGCCCCGCACTTCTCCCTCGTTCCGCCCGCGGGGCGCTGGGCCCGATCAGCCGCGCCGCGCGGGGATCCAGCACAGCAGGCTCACCACTAAACAGCCCAGCACTCCGCAAGCAAGCTTGAGCGCGCTGTCGAACAGCAGCGGCGCGACCAGCCCCGACACCAGCGCGAACAGCGTCATCTGGATGAACGATTGCAGGGAAGCCGCCAGGCCGCTGTTGTCCGGGAACAGGTTCATCGCCAGCAGCGACAGTGGCGGCATCGCCAGCGCCAGCGCCAGCGAATAGAAGAACAGCGGCAGCACGGCCCACGGCACTTCGGCGACGAAGAAATACGTGTACGCCACGTTGGCCAGTGCCGCCGCGGCCATGCCGGCATAGCTCATCCAGATCAGCTGCGCCTGCGTGCGCGAACGGGCCAGCTTGCCGGACAATCCCGACCCCACTACCATGCCCGCGACCAGCGGGATGAACAGCCAGCCGAACGCCGTTTCCGGCAGGTGCAGGATGTTCATGATGAAGTAGGCAGCCGAGCCGATGTACAGCGCGAAGCCGCCGAACGCCACGCCGAGCGCGGCCGACAGGAGCAGGAAGCGGCGATGGCGCAGCACCTTCAGGTAATTTGCCGCGATGAGCTTCACCTCGAATGGATGGCGCTTCGCCTGCGGCAGGCTTTCCGGCAGCCAGCGCCAGACGGCGAACAGCATCACCACGCCGAACAGGGCCAGGAACCAGAAGATCGAGCGCCAGCCCAGCGACACCTGCAGCC belongs to Pseudoduganella albidiflava and includes:
- a CDS encoding multidrug effflux MFS transporter codes for the protein MNILLTVLLAGLTMVGPLAIDTYLPSFPAIAGEFGATPIAIQQTLSLFLFCFAFMMLFYGTLSDTLGRRPVILWSLVLYIIASVGGAVAGSLGFLLACRVLQGLSSGAGSVVGRAIVQDRFEGADAQKILGHIMMVFGLAPALAPILGGWLQVSLGWRSIFWFLALFGVVMLFAVWRWLPESLPQAKRHPFEVKLIAANYLKVLRHRRFLLLSAALGVAFGGFALYIGSAAYFIMNILHLPETAFGWLFIPLVAGMVVGSGLSGKLARSRTQAQLIWMSYAGMAAAALANVAYTYFFVAEVPWAVLPLFFYSLALALAMPPLSLLAMNLFPDNSGLAASLQSFIQMTLFALVSGLVAPLLFDSALKLACGVLGCLVVSLLCWIPARRG